In the genome of Natronorubrum sediminis, one region contains:
- a CDS encoding bacterio-opsin activator domain-containing protein — MLEDPDSPAFSRQQFESLLDAAETYREALVVRLCGDVGLRPTELTELTIDHVEQVRIDPPRYLVRVPAVDDEDEERTAYLPTHVERELRRYARSNDLSTDDRIFSVTPRRLQMLVSDVAGRASELFDQPALSDVSTSDLRQHFARRALVEHAVNPRVVKSVGGWQSFEALESYLPEPTDAAIVDAFDAVERPAGSERGQQRRRQRGSMVSDDSVIRLLLAASERYALLRLDAEGYVDRWNRSAAAMFGYRAGEIVGTHVSAFHTDKAVDDGEPDRILSAALEESGTEADGWRVHEDGSRFRATEVISPLRDEQSRHRGFAVFVRDVTSAHEDLESTRSRRDELERRYAVAQAHRRVTQSLFVSTDHAEIESEMCAAMTTGAAYEYAWIDRETIAERRQDRRPASGIDPGDVEEFVPEAWDAGSSSPPDDSRSLPSERRGRTDEATAADDGSMSVTVKRGVSLNIDGEASDESDRSDGASATDGDGAIARVPLAYGDTSYGTLSVATDRTDAFDDDERRWLEVIGRQGGYAIAAVRRRNLLLSDRVVELEIACRDDSSFLVNASRRLGCRFILDSLVAISESTQVYYLRLEEASPADVFDLAAEDPGIDDYRLVETDEDGCRVEFVVDGSCPIVTLTEYGTTVLDARFEGGIATITAECAADANLRTIVDGLRSSFPDSELVGKRDAERTVQTAQQFREGLEERLTDRQEVSLRAAYFGGYYDWPRESTAEEIADAMGISSPTLHNHLRKGQHELLRTFFDEPNGEDIAVDDIEYRRD, encoded by the coding sequence ATGCTCGAGGATCCAGATTCACCGGCGTTCTCGCGTCAGCAGTTCGAATCGCTCCTCGACGCCGCCGAAACGTACCGGGAGGCGCTCGTCGTTCGCCTCTGTGGCGACGTCGGCCTTCGACCGACCGAACTCACCGAACTCACGATCGACCACGTCGAGCAGGTCCGGATCGACCCGCCGCGGTACCTCGTTCGCGTCCCGGCCGTCGACGACGAGGACGAGGAGCGAACGGCGTACCTGCCGACACACGTCGAGCGGGAACTTCGTCGCTACGCTCGAAGCAACGACCTCTCGACGGACGATCGAATCTTTTCGGTGACGCCTCGACGCCTCCAGATGCTCGTCTCTGACGTCGCTGGCCGTGCGAGCGAGTTGTTCGACCAGCCCGCACTCAGCGACGTGTCGACGAGCGACCTCCGCCAGCACTTCGCGCGGCGAGCGCTCGTCGAGCACGCGGTCAATCCGCGCGTCGTCAAGAGTGTCGGCGGCTGGCAGAGTTTCGAAGCCCTCGAGTCCTATCTCCCCGAGCCGACGGACGCGGCGATCGTCGACGCCTTCGACGCTGTCGAACGCCCCGCAGGATCCGAACGCGGCCAGCAGCGCCGACGCCAACGCGGTTCGATGGTCAGCGACGACAGCGTGATTCGTTTGCTTCTGGCGGCGAGCGAACGGTACGCACTCCTTCGCCTCGACGCGGAGGGCTACGTCGACCGCTGGAATCGAAGTGCGGCCGCGATGTTCGGCTACCGGGCCGGCGAAATCGTCGGGACGCACGTCTCCGCATTTCACACCGACAAGGCCGTCGACGACGGCGAACCCGATCGAATCCTCTCTGCTGCACTCGAGGAGTCGGGCACCGAAGCCGACGGCTGGCGCGTTCACGAAGACGGCTCACGGTTTCGAGCGACAGAAGTCATCTCACCACTGCGCGACGAGCAGAGTCGCCACCGCGGGTTCGCCGTCTTCGTCCGCGACGTCACGAGCGCGCACGAGGATCTCGAGTCGACCCGGTCTCGCCGGGACGAACTCGAGCGACGGTATGCGGTGGCCCAGGCCCACCGCCGGGTCACGCAGTCGCTGTTCGTCTCGACCGATCACGCGGAAATCGAGTCGGAAATGTGTGCGGCGATGACGACGGGTGCGGCCTACGAGTACGCCTGGATCGACCGGGAGACGATCGCCGAGCGTCGACAGGACCGACGCCCCGCGAGCGGGATCGACCCCGGCGACGTCGAAGAATTCGTACCCGAGGCGTGGGACGCCGGGTCGTCGTCGCCCCCCGACGACTCGAGGTCGCTTCCGAGCGAACGGCGGGGACGGACGGACGAAGCGACGGCGGCCGACGACGGGTCGATGTCGGTGACGGTCAAGCGTGGCGTCTCACTGAACATCGACGGCGAGGCGAGCGACGAATCCGACCGTAGCGACGGCGCTTCGGCCACAGACGGCGACGGTGCGATCGCTCGTGTTCCCCTGGCCTACGGCGATACGTCGTACGGCACCCTCTCGGTCGCAACCGACAGAACGGACGCGTTCGACGACGACGAGCGACGGTGGCTCGAGGTCATCGGCCGACAGGGTGGCTACGCGATCGCCGCCGTTCGGCGGCGTAACCTCTTGCTTTCCGATCGCGTTGTCGAACTCGAAATCGCCTGTCGGGATGACTCCTCGTTCCTGGTGAACGCGTCGCGACGGCTCGGGTGTCGATTCATACTCGACTCGCTGGTCGCGATTTCGGAGTCGACGCAGGTGTACTACCTCCGACTCGAGGAGGCGTCGCCCGCCGATGTCTTCGATCTCGCCGCCGAGGATCCCGGCATCGACGATTATCGGCTGGTCGAGACGGACGAAGACGGCTGTCGCGTCGAGTTCGTCGTCGATGGCTCCTGTCCAATCGTGACGCTCACCGAGTACGGGACCACCGTCCTCGACGCGCGATTCGAGGGTGGTATCGCGACGATCACGGCCGAGTGTGCGGCCGACGCCAACCTGCGAACGATCGTCGACGGCCTCCGGAGTTCGTTTCCGGACTCGGAACTCGTCGGCAAGCGCGACGCAGAACGTACCGTCCAGACCGCCCAGCAGTTCCGTGAGGGTCTCGAGGAGCGCCTGACTGATCGACAGGAAGTATCGCTTCGAGCCGCCTACTTCGGCGGCTACTACGACTGGCCCCGGGAGAGTACGGCCGAGGAGATCGCCGACGCAATGGGTATCTCGTCACCGACGCTTCACAACCACCTCCGTAAGGGCCAACACGAACTCCTCCGGACGTTTTTCGACGAACCGAATGGAGAAGATATCGCCGTCGACGACATCGAGTATCGACGTGATTGA
- the acs gene encoding acetate--CoA ligase, which translates to MVDRNGWARDHPVLTGSLRRPPAAFLEQANVTDSDIYDEFDERWPECWERAADLLSWDQPYETVLEDEDAPFYRWFADGQLNAAENCIDRHLEDGRKTHTAIRWEGKHGERETYTYRDLYVATNEFAAALRELGVEADDVVTIYLPMIPELPIAMLACARIGAPHSVVFAGLSADALATRMDAADSEYLVTCDGYYRRGDAFNQKSKADNARLEVDQDVRTVVVDRLGEEMPHVLGDDEHDYHDLRRRFAGETVEPVSRDAEDMLFLMYTSGTTGEPKGVVHTTGGYLSHVAWTTQAVLDVKPEDTYWCAADIGWITGHSYIVYGPLALGTTTVMYEGTPDYPDRDRLWEIVDRNAVDIFYTAPTAIRAFMKWGESYPNEHDLSSLRLLGTVGEPISPRPWQWYYEHVGDEACPIVDTWWQTETGAVTISTLPGVDEMKPGAAGPGLPGIDVQIVDDDGREVEAGDSGYLTIAEPWPGMARTLYSGDDRFREEYWERFSNPEEDEWRYGSGDAATIDDDGYITVLGRVDDVINVSGHRLGTMEIESAITDVDGVAEAAVVGRSSESNGTDIHAYVSTEGGYNVDDSDMSETIERSIETAIGPMATPKSILFTPELPKTRSGKIMRRLLEAVANGEELGDTSALRNPEIVGEIQAEIREE; encoded by the coding sequence ATGGTCGATCGGAATGGGTGGGCCCGTGACCACCCCGTCCTGACTGGATCCCTGCGACGTCCACCGGCGGCGTTCCTCGAGCAAGCGAACGTCACGGATTCGGACATCTACGACGAGTTCGACGAACGCTGGCCCGAGTGCTGGGAGCGCGCCGCCGACCTCCTCTCTTGGGATCAGCCCTACGAGACCGTTCTCGAGGACGAAGACGCGCCCTTCTACCGGTGGTTCGCTGACGGGCAATTGAACGCCGCCGAGAACTGTATCGATCGTCACCTCGAGGACGGTCGAAAGACGCACACGGCGATTCGCTGGGAAGGAAAACACGGCGAGCGAGAGACGTACACGTATCGGGACCTTTACGTCGCGACGAACGAGTTCGCCGCCGCGCTCAGAGAGTTAGGCGTCGAAGCGGACGACGTCGTGACGATCTACCTCCCGATGATCCCCGAACTACCGATCGCGATGCTCGCCTGCGCCCGCATCGGTGCCCCTCATAGCGTCGTCTTCGCTGGACTCTCCGCGGACGCGCTCGCGACGCGGATGGACGCCGCCGACAGCGAGTACCTCGTCACCTGCGACGGCTACTACCGACGCGGCGACGCGTTCAATCAGAAGAGTAAGGCCGACAACGCCCGACTCGAGGTCGACCAGGACGTCCGGACCGTCGTCGTCGACCGACTGGGCGAGGAGATGCCCCACGTCCTCGGCGACGACGAGCACGACTATCACGACTTGCGGCGTCGATTCGCCGGCGAAACGGTCGAACCGGTCTCGAGAGACGCCGAGGACATGCTGTTCTTGATGTACACGTCGGGAACCACCGGCGAACCGAAGGGTGTCGTTCACACGACGGGGGGCTACCTCTCTCACGTCGCCTGGACGACCCAGGCCGTCCTCGACGTCAAACCCGAGGACACCTACTGGTGTGCGGCCGACATCGGCTGGATTACCGGCCACTCCTACATCGTCTACGGCCCGCTCGCGTTAGGGACGACGACGGTGATGTACGAAGGGACGCCGGATTACCCAGACCGGGATCGCCTCTGGGAGATCGTCGACCGGAACGCCGTAGACATCTTCTACACCGCCCCGACGGCGATTCGCGCGTTCATGAAGTGGGGTGAATCGTACCCGAACGAACACGACCTTTCGTCGCTGCGGCTGCTCGGCACCGTCGGCGAACCCATCAGCCCTCGGCCGTGGCAGTGGTACTACGAGCACGTCGGCGACGAGGCGTGTCCGATCGTCGACACCTGGTGGCAGACCGAAACGGGGGCCGTGACAATCTCGACGCTACCGGGCGTCGACGAGATGAAACCCGGCGCTGCCGGCCCCGGATTGCCGGGGATCGACGTCCAGATCGTCGACGACGACGGGAGGGAAGTCGAGGCCGGCGACTCCGGCTACCTCACGATCGCCGAGCCCTGGCCGGGGATGGCCCGAACGCTCTACAGCGGCGACGACCGGTTTCGCGAGGAGTACTGGGAGCGATTTTCCAATCCAGAAGAAGACGAGTGGCGCTACGGCAGCGGCGACGCAGCCACGATCGACGACGACGGCTACATCACCGTGCTCGGTCGCGTCGACGACGTGATCAACGTCTCCGGCCACCGACTCGGCACGATGGAAATCGAGAGCGCGATCACCGATGTCGACGGCGTCGCGGAAGCCGCCGTCGTCGGGCGCTCGAGCGAATCGAACGGGACGGACATCCATGCCTACGTGAGCACCGAAGGCGGGTACAACGTGGACGACTCCGACATGAGCGAGACGATCGAACGAAGTATCGAAACCGCGATCGGCCCGATGGCGACACCGAAATCCATCCTCTTCACACCCGAGTTGCCGAAGACTCGCTCCGGGAAGATCATGCGTCGCTTGCTCGAGGCTGTCGCGAACGGCGAGGAACTCGGTGATACGAGCGCGCTTCGCAATCCGGAGATCGTCGGCGAGATTCAAGCAGAGATTCGCGAGGAGTGA
- a CDS encoding universal stress protein: protein MTVLAPFDGSRLANKALETAATFGELLDEELVVLTVIPDDSEYARERNWITMGEPFDVDAIERGLQTRAAEIAPEATFQTERVSSEEPTATATTTVVREIRRVARELEASVVFIGSENAGSVIAPHSSVGSPVANDQRYDVYVVREPGDEVDPAERVDIDSTIE from the coding sequence ATGACGGTACTCGCGCCCTTCGATGGGTCCAGATTAGCGAACAAGGCACTCGAGACCGCAGCCACGTTCGGGGAACTTCTCGACGAAGAACTCGTCGTGTTGACGGTGATTCCGGACGATTCGGAGTACGCTCGAGAGCGAAACTGGATCACGATGGGCGAGCCCTTCGACGTCGACGCGATCGAACGCGGATTGCAGACTCGAGCGGCCGAAATCGCACCAGAGGCGACGTTTCAGACCGAGCGAGTCAGTTCCGAGGAACCCACGGCGACGGCGACGACGACCGTCGTCAGGGAGATTCGACGCGTCGCGAGGGAACTCGAGGCGTCGGTCGTCTTCATCGGCTCGGAGAACGCGGGGTCCGTGATCGCGCCCCACTCGAGCGTCGGGAGTCCGGTTGCGAACGATCAGCGCTACGACGTCTACGTCGTTCGTGAACCCGGTGACGAGGTTGATCCTGCGGAGCGAGTGGATATCGACTCGACGATTGAGTGA
- a CDS encoding universal stress protein: MDDAILLATDGSDAATKATERAVDLASSLEATLFVLTVLESRTEYDNAIVDPEKAERHRRERATEILEDVTATADDAGVAVETAVRSGIPHEEIRRYAGEEGTDVIVIGARGHSSFHGSLLGSTVDRLLRSTSRSVLVVGGTEQP; the protein is encoded by the coding sequence ATGGACGACGCAATTCTCCTCGCCACGGATGGCAGTGACGCGGCAACAAAAGCAACCGAGCGTGCGGTCGACCTCGCAAGCTCCCTCGAAGCGACGCTGTTCGTCCTCACTGTCCTCGAGAGTCGGACCGAGTACGACAACGCAATCGTCGATCCGGAAAAAGCCGAACGGCACCGTCGTGAACGCGCAACGGAGATTCTCGAGGACGTGACGGCGACGGCCGACGACGCCGGGGTCGCCGTCGAAACGGCCGTTCGATCCGGGATCCCACACGAGGAGATCCGTCGCTACGCCGGCGAGGAAGGAACCGACGTGATCGTCATCGGTGCTCGCGGTCACTCGTCGTTTCACGGGTCGCTGCTGGGAAGTACCGTCGACAGGTTGTTGCGTTCGACATCGCGGTCGGTGCTGGTCGTGGGCGGAACGGAGCAACCGTGA